The sequence TAGAACGAAGAGAGTGCCTCGTATTATTGGTGTCATTGATTTATTGTAAATAAAAGCATGTATCAGTTGCGCATAAACTAAGAATACTACCAAATGAAGAATTAAAATACGTCAAAAGTCAAAACTAATATAtgcattattttcttatatctcATATCAAACGATTTGAAATAGTtcaaacaatgaaaaaataGGTATTACTGTGTAACACGTGACTAAGACAATAAATTGCAATAATGGTCCTTCATGACAAGTGAAAAAATTATAGGTTCCTTTTTGCTTATTAGACATATTTATTAAGAacataacattattattatagtgagtatattattttatttatattaatagttagaattttgaatgtatttattaattatatatattttaaagatattaatttaatataaattaataataaaataaataattagaaaatatttgacaaataatTGTAACGAAGGAAGGTTGACAAAAGGCTTTAAAGCAGCTTACGATAGCGGTGGAGCAAGTGTTAGGTAGATACATGCTCATCATGTCAACTGTCAATATGCttgttttttggtttttttataatttacaaattatgtattaagtattaaaaattataataataataataattaataatttaaaatatttaaaaaatatataaatatttaatttattactcTTGAAAGTAATTCtattaatatcatataaattagacCTAAAAAGTAATATCcattatttgaaaacaatgtcAAAAGTACAATAATTTCAATAACTAACAGTTTGTAATACTTCCTTAAAAAAGTAATGTGcattatttgaaaacaatataaaagtactataatctcattaatttgaaataacattttttaaaaaaagttaataaagaaACTTGATtgattctttaatttatttggcAACAAAAAgagtaatatataatatttgaaaattatataaatatacaataataacaatttagaatatttaaaaattatataaaaaataatattacatagtaatgtaaaatatttttaaatcatataaaatatataatgatattCCAAAACATAAATTGCGATAGGAATAATAAAACAAGCAGATTTTGACCCATCCTCGATGACATCATTGCTCACGATTGAGACTACAAAGACTTCACAATTTGTTGGAATCAATCAtttttataatatcaaaattatatttttgtttaaccttattttaatttaggagtttcaaaaaatatatgcaagtaagattctgaattttttttctaaatttaaagatATATCTGATTTACCAATACATTAATTTTATGGTTAGTGTAACATGACGTGtagaaagttgaaattaaaaaattgctaaaaataaaaagaaaaattattttttttaaataaattaaaagaagttatttaaataaattaaaacaaaaaaattataaataatagtcagcttataattttatcttttaatcaAACCTATAATAACAATTGATATATTTAACCTTTAACCCAAGcatgattttgaattttatatcaCTTCTTTAATGCACCCATGGACCATCTTGGTCTAGTTAGTTACAACAGACACCCTCTTTAATTGATCTGACAGTCCTTTGGTCTAGGCCACCACGACTTTGAGTCGCGATCTCAAAAAttgattaagttatttttatttaagaaaagacttattcatgtcattattttttaatattgattttataaaattatttttgacatcTAGTCAATTATAATTCAGcaacgtcatcaatttttttaattaaaaaaatcataattttggaaaaaaaagttgaattaaatttttttgattctttttattaaatatattgatgaCGTGACTGATTTATAATTggtcacgtcatcaattttttaaaaataaaaaatcaaaattttgaacaaaaattgaattttttttggttttcttataaattttatgatatggctgaattataattggtcatttgttaaaaatgattttgtaaaagtaccgttaaaaaataatgacgaGCCTTTTCTTTGATGGTGATGAAATAAATGAACCAAatttttaactgatgacataaatgagcATTTTCTGAAAGTTAAATGACCTATTTAAGCATTTTCCCTTATCTAAAAGACAATCGCCTTTGATGAATTAAAATGTGATAAAGCAAACAATAACAATTTACGTACAAGAGCTCCAACAAGTAAAATAAGAATGTAGCAATAGTGGAAGAGAAGTTGACATTGCTTCTATCTATGTAGATGAATTTCATTCAAATTGAATTGGTTACGATAGGACACCCTTTGTTTAATCGTTGTAACGCGTAAaatagaatattaaaaaaataatcatacatAAGTTCTCGTTTGATTAATTAGTATTTTGTGCTTCAACAAGGAATGGTTTGAAAGTCAGCAACACACCAATTGCCTCAATCATATTCAACACAAAGAATACCACATGATTACCTGCATTCGAGTTGAACACAAACATAAGTGGACACAATGTATGTGCTACGAATTCAACTGAATTCAGTTATTTAGTCATTACCTGGAAGAATAGAAGCGTTGAGCCTTTTTTGTGCCCAAGAAAAGCTACATGAATCAAGAAAACGCGTCAATTTAAGACGAGTAACTAGGAAAGAGGACTGAGATAAACAAGTGAAAACTCACAGTGCTCCTCCCCCAGCTGGTCCAAGAGCTTTAAAAAATGACATTCCTGTCATGGCAAGACCATTAGCAGCTCCGCGCTGTCGCTGGTCCTGCAGTTTTCAAATTATACAACATCAAATGCAGCATATAGCATGAAAAACATAGTGCTAGCTTCTGGTAAAGAAAAATTTACCACTGCTTTGTTTTGTAATATGAACAACCCCGTTATGATAGAAATCTGAATTCAATGTTACAACTTGACATCAAAATTAGGACATAGAAAAAAGTCGAAAGCACAATAAACAACAGATTGAGTACTGGTATGAAAATTACAGACACCAGAGTGAAGAAAAGTACTTACAGATAAGATATTCTTCATCATGGATACGACATTCATCACCACGGAGAGGGTGGTCCCAGACAGCATAGCGATATAAGGGTAAGTCGTCAGTAAAACAATTGACAAAACCTGATCACATTACAAGATAAAGCCTTTCAGGATGCGTGGTCATAGAATGCAAAGAGTTTAATTAACATATTGTATGAATTAATCGAGTGCTTACTCCTCCAGCTCGAGCAGTCATGACAGGGCCAATATACTTGGCAACCGATGAATACAATGTAAGTTGAAAGACTAGAAGGCCAAATCCTGAAGCCGCCACCATTTCAGTATGGATCGTTGTATATTCATAAACGAGTAGTATAAATTACGATGAAATTGTCTTGCACCTGATATTGATAGTACTTCACCAACATCAGCAGTTGAATAACTTAAGCCCCCAAATTTTCTGGGGCTAACAGCCCATAATGAGAAAATCTGTACAAGCAAATACGTTTCGAATGAATGTGAGAAATGAAAGAACGTCTATGTGTTTCCTCTAAGGAACGTCCCTGAATCTGATCAGCTACTCTTAGAATGATTAGTGATATATATAGTATACCTCTGAGTACGCCATATCATGAAGAGCAAAAACGCAGTATGATATGATAGATGACATCAACGGCCAGTTCTTAAAAAGATTTTCTTTTGGGGCTGATTCATTTCCGTCTTTTGTATCTGATGCAGCCTCCAGAGCCTTGTAAGAATTTTGACGCGGCCTTTCTGAATCATGGTTATGTAATGTTTCCTGCAGTTCATGAGCTGTAAGGATGAAATCTACCAATCTTCCAGCTCAACGACTAAAGATGGGAAACCAGAGAAGCCAGAGGACAAAGCAGAGAAAGACGAATGGATTAATGTGGTTCGAGAAACAAGGAAAGAGCTGTCTAGACAAATCTCACTCTCGTCTCTCAGAAACATTGCAACACTAAAGTAATATGGATATATACATGATCACTTATCCATTAAGCATTACgcaaaattcaatttttctcATTCGGTGAAATACTGATACTTTAATTGTTAACTTGAACGGAAACAAGATTTAACAGAAACAGTATGTATCTTGACAAGACGCGGAAGgaatcaacataatcatatagcTAGATTTACCGGAATCCAAAATGAACCAACAGCCACAACCAAGGCGAACACTGATATGCATAGGCAAGGCAAGAAATAGGGAAATCTGCAAAAAAACATCAAATGTTGGAGCCAAGAAACACTTCAGTCTTCAACAAACCGAAGAAGACGTTATAATCCTGAAAAGCAAGAGAGCAAAGTACCTCCCAAATAATGAACCCTTTGAGAACAAGTCTGGATATTTCTCTGCAGGCTAACAAAAATACGAATATTTTGAGAACAAACATGCATGTTATATTACAACTTATCATAAAATGACTAACTCTTTATCACTAGCAAACTTACCTGAGCAAGAAAACCTCCTAAAGCTGGGCCAATAATCAATCCAATGCCCCATGCACTACTAATCTATAAGATAACAAAAGTATCAACAAAAATTCCAATGACATTCCTAGTACTTGAAATTCGTCATATGTTAGAATTACTTAGAAATCATTTACATCACAGAGAAGCGAGGACATATATTACCGTTGACATTCCTAGTGCTTGATATTCTTCGCGAAAAATCTCAGCAGCATACGCCTAAACATGAAAGGTAAGTATGTTAACAGAATAGCTGAGGATACGCGGTATTTAATCGTATAACAGAATACCTTTATTGGTCCAAGCAAACCATTTAAACTACCAAGAAGAAATCTTGTTACAACAGCCATCCAAAAGTTGGTACTAAGACCAAAAAGAGTATTGAAAACGACCCTGAACTCAAATCAAAccagaaaatatatataaacgcATTGACATTGAAATGAATGGAATCGAAATGTAAACAGTTCTATTAAGATTAGACATACGTACACTATAGAAGTGCCGAAAATTATAACTGGTTTTCGTCCATATCGGTCAGCCACAACACCCCAAAAGGCAGATGTTAAAGTTCTTCCAAACATAAATGCAGAACCTTCGTTATATAAGGAGatttataagtatttttgaACAGAACGCctatgtgaatatatatatacatcaagatAGTACAAATAACATAAGCTTACCTATATAACCTGCATAGGAACCAATATCTTCCTCCCTCTTTGCAATGTGAAAGTCCCTTACCTGTAGCATTATCAAAAATTAGTAAGTTAATAGCTTGCCACAATATATCATGAACTTTTATCTTCCGAGGaatgttttcaattttatcatGTTTGATTTGGTCAAATAATTTGATATGCATTTTCGTTACAACTAACTAAATGACTTCGATCGCGGTGAAAGTAAGGAAAACAAATTTGCTAGTGACATTTTACATTGATTGTGTCCTTACTGTTCCCCATAGCCCTCATCACCACCATCACCACACCCCTGCTTCCCCACCTCGACctcaaataatattatttaaaattatatacaaatatttttcagagtaatattttttacttactAATTACCGAACACAATGAAATGAGTTTGCAAAAAAATTAGGCATAGTCATAAATATGTCCTTTAACTTAGATTTCGCTTAACATTTAGGTATTTCAATTTTGAGTGTGCATAATTAGATACTTGAACTTggataaaattaaacaaatagacacacgCGTCCTACGTGACATAATACATGTAAGACGCCACATAGGAcacaaaattgtcatgtaggacgCTACGTAAAAttaatgtatctatttatttaattttatataagtttaagtgtttacttgTACAGACTCAAAGTTGAAATATCGTCATATTATGCCAAAAAATTACTCCCTCCAtccggaattgtttgtcatgttacgcTTATCGAGAGTCAacttgactaattttcaaagataaattggatcacattaattcgatattttaaacaaaaagattagatattttaaaattatatgaaaaaatactataaattacaaatttttgcatactaatatgatgaaaaaatacatcttaaaatgttaatgaaaatttttataatttaattctaaaaataaaaatcatgaaaaataatacCGCACGTAGAGCGtaacaaacaaaataattagAGTTCTTACcatgaaataaagaaatggaAAGAGAGATGATATTGGAAGTGCTGATCACAGTTGAATCCCatgaaaacagaaaaaaaaatcatgagtttgaatatcaaccaacttttttttacaataaaattacaaatttatttgTTGCAACAGTAAAATTACTCCTAATTagcataaaaaaaaacatgtgaaaGAATACATACACTGATACACACGTCATAGCTTAAATTAacactcttttttatttattgaataaaggttaaataatgttttttcaaaaaatgtatAATTCAAAAATTGACAAGTAAAAGTAACGCATtcaaatcaccaaaaaaaaaattaaatttttagatgCTAGGAAAATGACACGTTTGCCACCAGCCCTCCACATAATTGTCACGTGAAAGAAAACAATTTATCAGAAATCTTCaccttttattttcataaataaacataaataagtaaataaaataacaaagcacaattttACATTTCATTTACCTTTGTTCATTTAATActcttttctttattaattattgatatagatatttgattaaattattcttattaaatgatgtcttaagaaattatttagaaaaaaatatattatattgaacgtaaaatatgaaaaaaagtttattatctttttttatattaaaaataataaataaaaatgacagCTATATCTAACAATAAGTAATAGTAAAAGTGAACGGAGAAAGGAGTAGTTATACAATTTCTGAAACAGGTGAACTTAAATTggtcttttctttcatttattgtTAGGTTTAAAATTACTCTTTCATtaactataaaattatattgatctTTATTTAGTCGTTCACATAAAATTAGAGCAATAAATAGGCATAGCGAAAAATAATGTATggctaagtttttttttattcattcgGTGTTTGGTAATTAGAatctatatttaaatttgatattttgaatTCGCGCCACATAGATCCTATTCGTGGAAAGGCACCCGTCAAGTTTTGTTTTTTCATATCTAGAATCATTGGTGGATACGATTTTAACATTGTGGGCTCTAAAAGTAGAgggtttaagaaaaaaaggaacGTGTTGAAAGTGAGCTCTGAAAATGGCggagtcaaaaataaaaaaaaatgttaaaagtgaGATTCAAAATCAGACTCAACAACAGTAAAAGGctcaaaaaattaaacttaagtTACGAAAAATAATgcaaagtattttaaaattaaaaaagaaagatacaGAAACACTTATTAATATGGTACGTATCGATCTGATATTTAACCTAATGAATATACAACATATATTCTTACTACatagagcctgtttggattaacttgaaaaataacttttaagtcaaagaaataaaaatcaaatttaaatgactttttaagtcaaaaaataaaaagtaaatggtgatttattcttttaattcttcattttctaaAGTCATTTTTAACGTTGCAAATACTTTCAAaagctaaaaataaatttgatcaaatttcaagtcaatCCAACCAGGTCTACCTTACCGTAATCCACATTTCATTTGTGAGTCTCTATGAATTATCATACTTGATTTTTACTTAATGgaacaaatatattaatatataacaCATATCTTAATGAATAATTCGCatatactttttattaataCGAATAATAAAGTTTTACTATGATGATGGAAATTACCTGTACCAAGCACGACAACCCATATAGTGAGGAGCTCCTTAACGGGCAAACCCGTTTGACCCGCTTTGTGAAGATCCATTTTACAACCGGGGCAATTTTCGTAGTAGtgtttctcttctctcttatttAGTAGCGTCTCCCTCCTTTCTTCGCTcgccattttttatttataaaatttatacgttgtatatataaagcttttacgcggaagaggaagaagaagaggaagaaaaaatataaatacttatatacatatatatagtgtCATATTTGGCTCAATAGTGATTCTACTATACATATGTCTAAagagaaaatgaccaaaaaaataaaaaaagggggACCCTATATTTTGGAGTATGTATGATCAGAATAGTTCAGAAAGTACAATAATTTTGGtgttttaaatttctaattcataatatataatcTGTTAGGTTTGATGATTGAAATGTGGAAAAATAATATAGCGGAAACTCATATTTGAAAGTACAATTTTGTGTGTTTCTAGAGTTTGATGCAATTTTCTTACTTTTAGTGtaattggtttttttttttttgtgtaaataTAATTTGATGATAATGGGAAATGTGGGAATATAAGCAGATTTCTAAACTTGTTGAGTTTTTTCCCTCAGGTAtctcaactacgtcattttcctattgaatcattgaactttCACAATTTGTTCCGTTTAAACAAACACAGTTGTCTGATGTGGAACTAGATTTGTGAGGGAtattgatagaggatacatatgttgttccacaactcattagtccaattgatagtgaaaatgttcgagaataattgtgttttacttaagtcatttgaacatattagaaaacaaatgagactaacacggtttgtcttcattcatttaatcaaaattattacactTCGAAAACAATTGAAGACATTTACAATTgaagatcaaaatcaaccaacagtgttataaaggaacaaattatgtaTGGTTCAATGatcaatagaaaaatgacaTAGTTAAGATACCTAAGGgaaaaaaacccaacaagtttagATATCTGTTTATATATTTGACCAAAAAATTAATAGCTGAAACTCATATTTGAAAGTACatcttttcatatatttttttttgtttttttgtgtcTTTCTAGAGTTTGAAGcaaatttgttattttgtgtaattgtttttctttttgtgctTGAAGATGATGTTTGAAAATACCTTTTTTGTATCTTTTCTGTTCTTGTTGTGCCTTTCCTTCCTAGAGTTTGATGCAATTTTGTGACAGTTTGgtgtaaatttttttgtttttttgggttAGTAACGTTAAATGATCAGAAAAATATAGTTAGAATTTGATCAGAcatgtaaaatatttataatattcattttattttaaaataaattgatctcttttttatttttaattaaagagtattaaaattaaaaaaagcaaaaaatatcaacaaaaaaaaaaaacaaacttttagtgtgaatatgttatttttacCATTCTGATTAAATTTTCTGGTCAAAAAGGAttctatatattaattattttttaatcaaatctaatcgatataatttattaaatattttgattgatattaaaaatattattattttgataattttaaagaatCAAAGCTATTTGAAGCATGCTTTAAAATCTTTAGTATATTTTAAATCTACTTTCAATTATAAAAGGccattttaatcattttcaatGCAATTATATTTCAACTACTCCTTATAGTATTGCATGTAGTTAGATTTGAAGTTACCTAAATCTGATTATGcttgtttatatttatttatttttgtcttgTCAAAATGATGCTCTTTTATTTGTCTTTATACATTCAATTGCTAACTAACcctttttaaattaatgtaCTCATTTATTTCTTAGACACGAcggattaaatttattatttttcaattaacattttaaaaattcataaaattataataagcaTAATAAATTCAATGTAACCTACTTTTAATCGTAGGATCCCACAATGCAAGTGGTTTGATCAATATCACATGTCCATGCGATGTACATTTTCATCTAAAGTATATtgtcaaaaaacaaaaatgtgGTCAATATCACGAACAATAAAGAGATATcgtctatataaaaaaattacttgttATAGTAGATATCAcatcaaaaaaattgttaatgagtatttatttcatattttattcttgacattatttattcatattttcaaattatttttcaagatatAAGACCAACATCAATTAATAAGCATAAGatgataatatttatattagttatttttaaacaGTCAAATTTACCAAagaatttataagaaaaatcacACACATTTAAAATAGGCAAGAAAGATAATGagccttattttatttttgttagaaaattGGAGTACAATATTCATTCATGAGGACTTTCAACTCAACAAACGATTAATGCAAATTGAATTCCTTTTTAAGGCAAATTTGACAGTTGCCAAAACATTattttgacccattttaaatgactaaaattattctttttttttctttgtttttatctcattcttttgctttttggtgattaaatttataattttcgaattaaaaataaagaatactTATCATTCTAGCAATTAATTTACATATAGGGTGTCTTTACCacgaagaaaaatgttttcctaaaaataagtagattttttatttattttctcatgtttggttggtgagtagaaaatattttttaggatttgatttttgaatgaaaaatagtttttagaaatatcttttatttttaatagagtagaaaataaaaatatttttaaaaaacaaactttaatttatttttttgggaggAGGGAGGGAATCgagggtaggggtgaaaaaaataaaaatttaaagttgaaataattttttttttaaaaaaataactttttttaggGTGAGGCGGATCGAGTGTAgggatgaaaaaaataaaaattgaaaattgaaaatactttttaaccacaaactttaaaaaaaatggggGTGGGGGGCTGGTAGTGGGATGGGTGGGGTGGGTAGGGATCGAGGGTATGGgtgaaaagaagaaattttaaagttgaaattattttttaaaaataaatttaatttttttggaaagtGAGGTCGAGTGTAGGggtgaaaaatgaaattttaaaattgaaaatattctttttaaaaaaaaataNNNNNNNNNNNNNNNNNNNNNNNNNNNNNNNNNNNNNNNNNNNNNNNNNNNNNNNNNNNNNNNNNNNNNNNNNNNNNNNNNNNNNNNNNNNNNNNNNNNNNNNNNNNNNNNNNNNNNNNNNNNNNNNNNNNNNNNNNNNNNNNNNNNNNNNNNNNNNNNNNNNNNNNNNNNNNNNNNNNNNNNNNNNNNNNNNNNNNNNNNNNNNNNNNNNNNNNNNNNNNNNNNNNNNNNNNNNNNNNNNNNNNNNNNNNNNNNNNNNNNNNNNNNNNNNNNNNNNNNNNNNNNNNNNNNNNNNNNNNNNNNNNNNNNNNNNNNNNNNNNNNNNNNNNNNNNNNNNNNNNNNNNNNNNNNNNNNNNNNNNNNNNNNNNNNGTTGGTATGGTGGGTGGGGGATCGAaagagagttttgaaaaatattttttttaaaattttttaaagaaaagtcattttcttaaaattgttgatttgaataataaatatttaatcaaattaaatataaaaaaattaaaaaatatcttttaaaaaatattttcttttacactaaatacattttccaaaacttcccatttattttcttgaagtatgtaaatgataaAGCCAAACTTCATCTATACATATTTCTATGTTCTTTCTTTGCGAAGAGACAAAGAAAGAGAACATACTTTTCCCTCAGTTTTTAGGGATTTTCTTTTAAGATAAATTTTCGTTAGATATTAAAAAAGTTTGTTAAATAGTAAAGATATATTTAATATTGGGtgaaaattcttaaaaataGTGTCTTTGACACGCTTTGAACtatgaaaattttctaaaagtattttccattaaattttcaagattatataattataaaaaatttactttcttaaactatGTATAAGTCAAAATccaataaataaagtaaaatttattaaaaatagatatatatatatatatagtattttttattagataGGAAAAAAATTGCATCTCAATAGGTGACTTCAAATTTATTAGCAATTCTGCACtttaaaaactaaaagtaaataaattagattttttaaaaaatacctccaattcattttttaaataaattagattttctaaaaaaaataataccttcaaattatatttagtGCTAGGACATTGATATGTTTGAGCCACGCGTGATCATGAGTAGTACTccattagtttatttttaattgttatacaacgtttttcaaaagtgaatttaactaattttcaaagttaagttcgatttatattatttgatattttaaacaataatatatatatttaaatactaTACAAAAAAAACCATAGATCACAAGTTTTGCATATcaagatgataaaaaaatattgggtAAATGTATAAGTATCTTCTAGACTATGCCACGAAATTTAGAGACACACATAAACTTAACTAGAGTCCTATGACATGTTAAAGAGAGTGTACACACTCTCGTTAAGACAGGTGATGAGCGTACAAATTGGATACATGTCAGTTTTTAATTGGTCACTTTGTAATTAGTTGGTAcacatatttattgataataaaacttatatatatttaattatttttttcctttctttcaaaatatttgttttaatttagtttcactttcattttttaattgatttattatcttttcacttttaattattttaataaattgtgtgtattttaaaaaataatttagaagtgtcctttaattttaatatttttatatttttatattttattttattttcttcacttattttgatatccgttcaaaattaatttattttaaataaaagatgtttgatatcaaatcaaaacgaaagacaaagaaaatcaatagaaaaataaaatagaaaaaaatgaatgtaaGTAAGAAAATATAGTTTCCCTACaaggtaaaaaaaatgttagcttaatttaaatacaaaataaaaaaataaaaatattttaaaaaaaataaattatgcaatgttatttttaaaaaattaagaattttttcttttttaa comes from Solanum pennellii chromosome 1, SPENNV200 and encodes:
- the LOC107010649 gene encoding protein ZINC INDUCED FACILITATOR-LIKE 1-like isoform X3 — protein: MASEERRETLLNKREEKHYYENCPGCKMDLHKAGQTGLPVKELLTIWVVVLGTALPISSLFPFLYFMVRDFHIAKREEDIGSYAGYIGSAFMFGRTLTSAFWGVVADRYGRKPVIIFGTSIVVVFNTLFGLSTNFWMAVVTRFLLGSLNGLLGPIKAYAAEIFREEYQALGMSTISSAWGIGLIIGPALGGFLAQPAEKYPDLFSKGSLFGRFPYFLPCLCISVFALVVAVGSFWIPETLHNHDSERPRQNSYKALEAASDTKDGNESAPKENLFKNWPLMSSIISYCVFALHDMAYSEIFSLWAVSPRKFGGLSYSTADVGEVLSISGFGLLVFQLTLYSSVAKYIGPVMTARAGGVLSIVLLTTYPYIAMLSGTTLSVVMNVVSMMKNILSDQRQRGAANGLAMTGMSFFKALGPAGGGALFSWAQKRLNASILPGNHVVFFVLNMIEAIGVLLTFKPFLVEAQNTN
- the LOC107010649 gene encoding protein ZINC INDUCED FACILITATOR-LIKE 1-like isoform X1, whose product is MASEERRETLLNKREEKHYYENCPGCKMDLHKAGQTGLPVKELLTIWVVVLGTALPISSLFPFLYFMVRDFHIAKREEDIGSYAGYIGSAFMFGRTLTSAFWGVVADRYGRKPVIIFGTSIVVVFNTLFGLSTNFWMAVVTRFLLGSLNGLLGPIKAYAAEIFREEYQALGMSTISSAWGIGLIIGPALGGFLAQPAEKYPDLFSKGSLFGRFPYFLPCLCISVFALVVAVGSFWIPETLHNHDSERPRQNSYKALEAASDTKDGNESAPKENLFKNWPLMSSIISYCVFALHDMAYSEIFSLWAVSPRKFGGLSYSTADVGEVLSISGFGLLVFQLTLYSSVAKYIGPVMTARAGGVLSIVLLTTYPYIAMLSGTTLSVVMNVVSMMKNILSISIITGLFILQNKAVDQRQRGAANGLAMTGMSFFKALGPAGGGALFSWAQKRLNASILPGNHVVFFVLNMIEAIGVLLTFKPFLVEAQNTN